The Candidatus Flexicrinis affinis genome has a segment encoding these proteins:
- a CDS encoding DUF4926 domain-containing protein: MIPEFERAVLLEDIPELGFKAGDIGVVVDIHRGGAGYELEMMTADGHTLDVITVHAHQIRAVTRRDMLHVREVESGAA; encoded by the coding sequence ATGATCCCGGAGTTTGAGCGTGCCGTCCTGCTTGAGGACATTCCCGAACTCGGATTCAAGGCTGGCGATATCGGCGTAGTGGTCGATATTCACCGTGGTGGCGCGGGCTATGAGTTGGAAATGATGACGGCAGATGGACATACGCTGGATGTGATCACTGTTCATGCGCATCAGATCCGCGCTGTCACGCGTCGGGACATGCTGCACGTACGCGAAGTGGAATCCGGCGCAGCTTAG